TGCCGGCTGAAGAAGGCGAGGACCGTGGTGCGGATCGCGGGGTAGACCAGGCCGACCGCGAGGAGCACGATCGAGGGCCCGACGAAGGCGGCGAGCTGCCAGTAGTCGCGGCCGCGCTTGGGTGCGCGATCGGCGAGGAACAGGATGAGGCCGACGACCGCGGCGAAGACCGCCAGGCCCAAGACCATGACCCCGAACTTCGCGATGAGATCAGACCAGAAATCACTCATGCCCTATCAAACCTCCATTGGTTTGGCGTGGATGTGGGCCACGTTACCCGACAGACCGGCCCACCGGACTCTGGAGTCCGATGGGCCGGTCGTCATGCGGTCAGCTGATGCTGATTACTGCGGGAACGTCGCGTCGATGGCCTTGAGGACATCCGACGTCGGCGTGCCGTTGACCCAGTCGACCATGCCGGTCCAGAACGAGCTGGTTCCGACGGCGGCGGGCATCAGGTCAGAGGCGTCGAAACGGAAGATCGTGTCGTCGCCCTGCAGGATCTCGACCGACTGGCGGGCGAGGTCGGAACCGGCGAGCGACGGGTCGAGACCCTTGTTCGCCGAGATGACACCGCCGCGCGAGACGCGCTCGTTGGCGAAGGTGTCGCTGGAGAGGTACGCCTGGAGAGCAGCGGTCGCCTCGTTGTCGTTGAACGCGGCCACGAACTCGCCACCACCGGTGACGGCGTTGGGGTCGCCCTCGGCGATCGGCGGGGTGATGAAGGCCCAGACGTCGCCGTCAGGAGCAACCGTCACGCCCTCGCCCCACTGCGCCTCGTAGAACGACGCCTGGTGGTGCAGCGAGCAGGTGCCGTCGAGGATCGAGAGGCCGCCATCCTGGAAGGTGGTGGTCACGATCGACTGCACGCCGCCGAAGCCGCCGTTGACGAACTGGTCGTTCAGCAGCACCTCGCCGACGAGGTCGAACGCCTCGGTGATCTCGGGCGAGTCGAACTTCAGCTCACCGGCGACCCACTGGTCGTAGGCCTCGGGGCCCGCGGTGCGGAGGACGAGGTCCTCGACCCAGTCGGTGCCGACCCAGCCGGTCGCGTCGCCCGAGCCGAAGCCGACGCACCACGGACGGTAGGGTCCGTCGTTGCGCTCGGTCATCTGCTCCGAGAGGTCGAGCAGGCCCTGGTAGGTCGTCGGGATCTCGTAGCCGTTCTCCTCGAAGTCGGCCGGCGAGTACCAGATGTAGCCCTTGACGCTCGCGAGCAGCGGCGCGGCGTAGAACTCGCCATCGACCGTGCCGTAGCCCTTCCACGACTCGCTCCAGAACTCGTCGACGTTGGCCTCGACGGCCTCCGGCGCGGCGACGACGTAGCCGTCGGCGATGAGGCGCTGCAGCAGACCGGGCTGCGGGATGATCATCAGGTCGGGGGCGTCACCGGCGGCGGCACGCACGTTGATCTGCGTCTCCGCCTCCTGCGTGCCGTTGTACTCGACCGTGATGCCCGTGCAGGCCTCGAAGTCGGCCATGCTCTCGACCAGGGCGTCAGCCTCGGTGTCGATGATGGTCGCGTAGAGCTCGACGCTCTCGCCCTCGAAGGTGCCGTAGGCCTCGTAGGCCGCGCAGTCGGCGTCGCCGCCAGCGCCCGGGTCGGTCTCGGCGGCAGCGCAGCCGGCGAGCACGAGGCTCAGGGCTCCGATGGCCGCAGCAGGCGCAATGAACCTGCGTCGGAGAGTGGAACTCATGTGTTTCCTCCTCATTGAGGTCGGTCAGCGCGCCGATCGACGCGCGTAGTTGTGGTGGTGCAAGAGGTGGAAGTCGGCGTCAGAAGGGCCGTTGGACACTCCATCGGGAACCGGTTCCAGGTGTCACCGTACGTCACGCGTGCGCGCGCCGCAACCCGCAATCGTCGTGCCGTTATCGATCTGTTGCGGAACTCCCCGGGGCCGCTCAGGTGCGAACCCGAGAACGACTCGCCGTGAGACCGCTCCCACGTGGCATCGGTTCCACACTCGGTCGATTCGGGCTACACTGACGCCACGGTGCGCCCCGACGACTGCCCACGGCAGCGCGGCGAGCGCTCCGCATCCACACGCCACCGTCCAATGGAGGGCACGAGGCCATGAGCATCCTCGCCGATGTCGCCCGCATTGCCGGCGTCTCGAAATCGACGGCCTCGCGTGCGCTGAGCGGTCGCGGCTACGTCTCCGACGACACCCGCCGGCGGGTCGAGGATGCCGCTGCCGAGCTTGGCTACGTCGTCTCCTCCACCGCCGCGAGCCTCGTCACGGGGCGCACGCGCAACGTCGGCGTCGTCATCCCGTACATCAACCGCTGGTACTTCGCCGAGGTGCTCGAGGGCATCGAGTCGTCGCTCATCCGCGCCGGCTACGACCTCACGCTCTACCGGCTCAGCACCGACCGCGACCTGCGCCGCCGGGTGTTCGACTACTTCCTCGTGCGCAAGCGCGTCGACGCCGTCATCTCGGTCGCGATCGACCTGAGCCCGCACGAAGTGCAGATGCTGCAGGCCCTCGGCAAGCCGCTCGTCGGCATCGGCGGGCGCATCGATGGCATCCCCTCGCTCTCGATCGACGACGTCGAGACGGCACGGCTCGCGACCGAGCACCTCATCAGCCTCGGGCACCGCCGCATCATGCACGTCGGCGGCGATCAGAACGAGCAGATGGACTTCCGCGTCCACTCCCAGCGCTACACGGGCTTCGCCCAGGCGCTGCGGGATGCGGGCATCACGGTCGACGACGACTTTCGCGACGCCGACTTCTCGATCGAGGGCGGCTACGCCGTCGGGCTCGCCGTGCTCGGGGACCCGCGCACGCGGCCGACCGCGATCTTCGCGGGCTGCGACGAGATCGCCATCGGCATCACGGTCGCGGCGCGCCAGCTCGGCATCAGCATCCCGGGCGAGCTCTCGATCATCGGCGTCGACGGCCACCCGCTGGCCGAGATGTTCGGCCTGACGACGCTCGCGCAGCAGCCCGGCGCTCAGGGTGCGCGCGCGGTGGAACTGCTGCTGAGCCAGCTCGAGCACGCCGAGGCCGCGCCGCCCGACGAGCACCTGCTGCTGCCGACCGCGCTCACGGTGCGCACGAGCACCGCGGCGCAGCGCGTTCCCGCCTCCTGATCGCAGCGCTGGCCCCTCTGGCGCGAGCGGCCCGAACGCACGAGAGCCCCGCACCGTCGAACGACGGGCGGGGCTCTCGGTGCAGTGCGGGTGACTACTTGAGGGTGACGGTGGCGCCGGCCTCTTCGAGCTGGGCCTTGGCCTTGTCGGCCGTCTCCTTGTTGACGCCCTCGAGCACGACGCCGGGGGCGCCGTCGACGACGGCCTTCGCCTCGCCGAGGCCGAGGCTCGTGAGCGCGCGGACCTCCTTGATGACCTGGATCTTCTTGTCGCCAGCGGCCTCGAGAACGACGTCGAACGACGACTTCTCCTCGACCTCTTCGGCGGCGGCGCCACCAGCGGCGGGGGCAGCGGCGACCGCGACGGGCGCGGCGGCGGTGACCTCGAAGACCTCTTCGAACTTCTTGACGAACTCGCTGAGCTCGATGAGCGAAAGCTCCTTGAACGCCTCGATGAGCTCGTCAGTCGTGAGCTTGGCCATGATTTCTCCTTCTGGGTTGTGTCGTGTCGTGAACCGGTCGGCTGAGAATCAGCTGCCGGACTCCTGCTTCTGCCGCAGCGCGTCAACGGCGCGAGCGGCCTGCGCCAGCGGCGCGTTGAACATGTACGCGGCACCGAACAGCGAAGCCTTGACGGCGCCGGCCAGCTTGGCCAGCACCACCTCACGGCTCTCGAGCTCGGCGAGCTTCATGACCTCGGAGGCGTCGAGCGGGCGACCGTCGAAGTAGCCGCCCTTCACCACGAGGTTGGGGTTCGCCTTGGCGAAGTCACGCAGCGCCTTCGCCACGGTCACGGGGTCACCGTGCACGAAGGCGAGAGCAGACGGGCCGGCGAGCATGTCATCGAGCGAGTCGATGCCTGCCTCGTTGGCCGCGATCTTGGTCAGCGTGTTCTTCACCACGGCGTACGACGCGTCAGCACGGATGTTGCCACGCAGCGTCTTGAGCTGCGCCACCGTGAGACCGCGGTACTCGGTGAGCAGGACGGCGGTCGAGCTGGAGAACAGTTCCTTCAGCTCGGCGACCGTTGCTTCCTTGTTCGCCATGGTGCTCCTCAATGTTTGTCGTTGGTCTTGCCACGACCGCCGCGGGGCGGAAACCCGGCACACATGACGAAAGGCCCATGCGCATGCGCACGAGCCTCTTCGCTCACCCTCGAGATCGAGGAGCGAGCGGTTTCAGTTCAGTACACCTGCGCGGGCCCTCGTCCGCTCCGTCAGGAGCGTGCGAGCCTTCGGTCCTCGTATTCCGCACGCAAACAGGGTCTGCGTGCAGCCACGGTGACAACCGGCGGTCTATGGCAAGAGGCCAGCATACGTCACGCCGACCGCCCGCCGCAAAACCGCGGCCGCGCGCTACCGCCCGTCGAGCCAGGAGTGCCGCGGCGCGTAGCCGAGGTCGCGGCGCGCGGCGTCGATCGACAGCAGCGTCTCGCGCCCGGCGAGGGGGCGGGTGAGCGGCACCCGCGGGAACTCGGCGGCCATGAGCTCGGCGGAGTCGCGCCGCATGACGGTGTCGGCGGCGGCGATGATGTAGGTCTCGTAGCCCGGCCCGCGCACGGCCAGCGCGCGCTCGACGGCGTGCGCACCGTCGCGGCGGTCGATGTAGCCCCACAGGTTCCACCGCCGCACCGCGGGGTCGTCCTGCCAGCTGTCGAACTCGGCGTAGTCGTCGGGCGCCATGACGTTGCTGAAGCGCAGCCCCGTGATCGACAGGTCGGCGTCGAGGCGGCAGAGCTTGCGGCCGAGCTCCTCCTCGAGGTGCTTGCCGATCGCGTACATGAAGTTGGGGCGCGTCGGCTGAGCCTCGTCGATCGGTGCGGCCGGCGGCGCCTCCGTGAGCGGCAGGCCGAGCAGGGTCTCGCTCGAGGCGTGCACGATGCGCGTGATGCCAGCCCGGCGGGCGGCCTGGAAGACCGCGATCGTCATCGCCAGGTTGTCCTGCAGCAGCACCGTGTCGGGCCGGATGCCCGGGGCCGGGCTCGCCGCCAGGTGCACGACGGCGTCGAGGCCGTCGTAGCGCTCCTCGACCCCGGCGAGGGCATCCAGCACCTGCCCACTGTCGGCGAGATCGACGCGCACGAAGCCCTCACCGGGGGCGCCGACGGCGTCGAGCCCGGTCACGGAGTGCCCGGTCTCGACCAGGTGCGAGACGACGGCCTGCCCGAGCTTGCCGGCCGAACCGGTGACGGCGATGCGCATGGTGCGAGCCTAGGCGCTCGCGACCACCGGCGTTCTCACGAGCGGCAGGCTGACCCGGAAGACGGTCTCGCCCGGGCGCGACGAGGCGGCGACCTCGCCGCCGTGCGCCTGCACGACCGCGGCGACGATCGCGAGCCCGAGACCCGTCGAGCCGGTGGCGCGCGAGCGCGAGGTGTCGGCGCGCGCGAAGCGCTCGAACAGCACGGGCTGCACTTCGGCGGGAATGCCGGGACCCGTGTCGGTGACGGTGACGATGGCGCGGCCCTCGAGGGTGCCGAGCGCCGCCGTGACGCGCGTGCCCTCGGGGGTGTGCACGCGCGCATTGGCGAGCAGGTTGGCGATGACCTGGTGCAGCCGGTGCTGGTCGCCCTCGACGATGACGGGCGCGCGCGGCACGCGCACGACCCAGTCGTGGGCGCGCGAGGTGGCCTGCGCATCGGCGACGGCGTCGGTCATGACGGCCGAGAGGTCGACGGGGTCTCGGCGCAGCTCGCGGCCCTCGTCGAGGCGCGCGAGCAGCAGCAGGTCGTCGACGAGCGCCGACATGCGCACCGACTCCGACTCGATGCGCGAGAGCGCGTGGCGGATGTCGTCGGGCAGCTGGTGGCCGCTGCGGCGCGTGAGCTCGCTGTACCCGCGGATGGCGGCGAGGGGCGTGCGCAGTTCGTGGCTGGCATCGGCGACGAACTGGCGCACCTTCTGCTCGCTCGCCTGGCGGGCGTCGAAGGCGTTCTGCACGTGCTCGAGCATGCGCGTGAAGGCTGCGCCGAGCTGGCCGACCTCGGTGGTCGGATCGGTGTCGAGCACGGGCAGCCGGTCGGCGAGGGCGACGGTGCCGCGGTCGAGCGGCAGGGTCGTGACCGCGGTCGCGGCCTCGCGCACGCGCGTGAGCGGGCGCAGCCCGAGGCGCACGACCTCGCGACCGAGCACGGCCGCGACGACGAGGATGCCGGCGAGCACGGCGGCGATGACCGCGGCGAGGCGAGCGATGGTGGCCGTGACCTCGCGCGTCGAGAGGCCGACGATGAGCACGGTGTCGCGGTCGGCGGTCGTCGCGAGCACGCGGAACTCGCCGAGCCCGCCCGGCAGCCGAAGGGTCACGGGCTCGCCGAGCGCCCGCGCCGCGAGCACGCGCAGCTGCACGCTGCTGAGCTCGCGCACGGTCGCGTTGTCATCGAGGTAGGCGGCGACGGCCGAGCCGTCGGACTGCACGACGCCGATGAGCGAGCCCGTCGGCAGGCCGGGGCCCTCGAAGCTCTGCGCGGGTCCGCGCCCGGGGGCGGCGACGCTCTCGATGCGCTGCGCGATGATGCGCAGCTCGTCGTCGAGTTGCGCGACGAGGTTGGCCCGCAGGAAGTACACGCTCAGCACGCCGATCGCGAGGGTCGCCATCATGAGCAGCACGAGGATGCCCGCCACGAGCCGCTTGCGTAGCGACCATCCTCCGTGCATCAGGTGACCGGCTTGATCATGTAGCCGACGCCGCGCACGGTGTGGATCATGGCGGGGCCGAGCGTGTCGATCTTCTTGCGCAGGTACGAGATGTAGATCTCGACGATGCTCGAGCGCCCGCCGAAGTCGTAGCTCCAGACGCGGTCGAGAATCTGCGCCTTGCTCAGCACGCGCTTGGGGTTGCGCATGAGGTAGCGCAGCAGCTCGAACTCGGTCGCCGTGAGCTCGATCTCGGTGTCGCCGCGCCGCACCTCGTAGCTCTCCTCGTTGAGCACGAGGTCGCCCACGCGGATCTCGGGGTCGGCGCGCTCGCTCACGACGAGCGTGCTGCGCCGGATGAGCCCGCGCAGTCGGGCGACGAGCTCTTCGAGGCTGAACGGCTTGGTGACGTAGTCGTCGCCGCCCGCGGTGAGGCCGACCACGCGGTCGTCGACCGAGTCTTTCGCGGTGAGGAAGAGCACGGGAACATCCGCGCCGTCGGCGCGCAGGCGTCGCAGCACCTCCAGACCATCGAGGTCGGGCAGCATGATGTCGAGCACGACGATGTCGGGCTTGAACTCGCGGCCGTGCTGCAGGGCCTGCTGGCCGGTGAGCGCGGTGCGCACATCCCACCCCTCGTACTTCAGGGCCATCGACACGAGGTCGGCGAGCGAGGGCTCGTCGTCGACCACGAGGGCCCGCACGGGCGAGCCGTCGGGGCGGGTGAGGCGGGGGGACTCGGGAAGCTCGTCGTCAGCCATGCCTCCAGTAAGGCGCAGGATTCTATGAGCCTGCTTGGAGGATCCTAGGGTGGCGAGTGCCGGGTGCCGGGTGCCGGGTGACGAGTGCCGGCGGGCAGACGAGAGCCCCGGCGGCGAGGGGATGCGGGCCGGGGCTCTCTTCAGTGAGCGCGATGCGCTCAGGATCGGTGGTGTCAGGCTCGGTGGGCGCCTCGGCTGCGACGACCCGAGCCGGCGATGCCGACGATGAGGCCGAAGAAGGCGACGAGCGACACGATCATGATGAGCGGAAGGGTGATCATCGGGTCCTCGCGATCGTGATCGGGGGTGCAGGGGGTCTCACCGCCTCGGGTGCGGCGAGTCCTCCCTGCAAGGGACTCAGGTGATCCCTCGCATCCCAGTGTGCGCTTAACGAACACGCTTCACAGTCCCCCGTTGGGGGGCAAGCCGGTCCCCAGAAGGGGGGACCAGTTCGTTCACTTTTGTACCCCGATCGCGCGGGGCCGCGCCTCAGTCCTGGTTCGAGAAGGCGGCGTCGAACGACTGCTCGGGCAGTTCCCACAGCAGCGAGCGCACGAACTGCACGGCCTCCGCGGCGCCGTGCAGTCGGCTCATGCCGGCGTCCTCCCACTCGATGGAGATGGGCCCCGTGTAGCCGATCGCCTTGAGCGCGCGGAACGAGTCCTCCCACGGCACGTCGCCGTGCCCGGTCGAGACGAAGTCCCAGCCGCGCTTCGGGTCGCCCCACGGCAGGTGCGATCCCATGACGCCCGCCCGGCCGTTGTGCGGGCGCAGCCGCGTGTCCTTGCAGTCGACGTGGTAGATGCGGTCGGCGAAGTCGACGATGAAGCCGACGGGGTCGATGTTCTGCCACATCATGTGGCTCGGATCCCAGTTGAAGCCGAAGGCCTCGCGGTGGTCGATCGCCTCGAGCGTGCGCACGCTCGTCCAGTAGTCGTAGGCGATCTCGCCGGGGTGCACCTCGTGCGCGAAGCGCACGCCCTCGCTGTCGAAGACGTCGAGAATGGGGTTCCAGCGGCGGGCGAAGTCCTCGAAGCCGCCCTCGATGACGCTCGCCGGCACGGGCGGGAACATCGCGACGTACGGCCAGATGCTCGAGCCCGTGAAGCCCACGACGGTATCGACGCCGAGACGACGGGCCGCGCGCGCCGCGTACTGCAGCTCGGTGGCCGCCCGCTGCCGCACCCCCTCGGGCTCGCCGTCGCCCCACACGCGGCTCGACAGGATCGCCTGGTGCCGGAAGTCGATCGGGTCGTCGCACACCGCCTGCCCCGCGAGGTGGTGCGAGATGGCGTAGACCCGCAGGTTGTGGCGCGCGAGGATGTCGAGGCGGCCCTGCAGGTAGTCGTCGTCCTCGACCGCGCGCTGCACGTCGAGGTGCTCACCCGAGGCCGCGATCTCGAGGCCGTCGTAGCCCCACTGCTCGGCGAGCGTCGCGACCTCCTCGAGCGTGAGGTCGGCCCACTGGCCGGTGAACAGGGTGACGGGATGCGTGGACACGAGTGGCTCCTTCTTCGGGGCTTCGGGCAGGGGGTCTAGAGGTCGATCCAGTCGCCGGTGCGCGCCGAGGCGAGCACGGCATCCGTGATGCGCGCCGCGCGCACGCCGTCGGCGAAGACCGGCAGGCCCTCGGGCGCGGCACCGCGCACGGCGGCGTAGGTGTCGGCGGCGAACGCCGTGAAGGCGTCCTGGTAGCCGAGCGGGTGGCCCGGGGGCAGCACCGAGAGACGCGCGGCGTCGGGGTGCAGCTCGTCGGTGCTGCGCAGGTGCAGCTCGCTGCCCGCGCGGCGACCGATCCACAGCTCCTCCGGACGCTCCTGCGCGAAGCGCAGCGACTCGGTCGCGCCGTGCACCTCGAGCACGAGCCCGTTCTTGCGGCCCGGCGCCACTTGCGAGACGAGGAGGCTCACGACGGCGCCACCGCCGGTCTGCGCGAGCACGCCCGCGAGGTCCTCCGTCGCGACCGGGCCCGTGGACGCGCGCTCGGGGTAGACGGTGCTCGTGATGGCCTGCAGGCGCGCGAGCCGCTCGCCCGTGACGAACTCGAGCAGATCGCACAGGTGCGAGCCGATGTCGGCGAAGGCCCGTGAGGCGCCCCCCGCCTCGGACGACACGCGCCAGTTGTCGTCGCCCGCCGCGAGCAGCCAGTCCTGCAGGTACGCCCCCTGCACGCTGAACAGCCGCCCGACCTGCCCGGCGGCGACGCGCGTCCGCGCCTCGCGCACCATGGGGTGGAACCGGTAGACGAACGGCACGGTCGCGGCGACCCCCGCGGCCGCGGCCCGCTGCTCGAGGTCGACGGCGTCGGCGACGGTCGTCGCGAGCGGCTTCTCCGTCACGACGTGCTTGCTCGCGGCGAGCACGCGCACGGTCAGCTCGTGGTGGGTGGCGTTCGGGGTGACGACGTGCACGACCTGCACGCGGTCGTCGGCGAGCAGGGCATCCACGTCATCGAACGCGGACTCGGCGCCGATGCGCTCGGCCGCCGCGCGCGATCGTTCGGGCGTCGAGCTCGTGACGCCCACGATGCGGGCCCCCGCCGCGCGCGCGGCGCGGCTGTGCACGTCGGCCATGAAGCCGCCGCCGATGAGGGCGACGCCGAGGGATGCGGGGCTCATGCGGGGCTCCTAGAGGGTCGCGGCGGTCGGGTCCCAGTCCTCCGGCAGCGCCGGGGGGATCGTCACGGTGCTCGCGATGCCGACGGCGGCGCCGTCGGTCTCGGCCGAGTGCTGGATCGACACCATGAGGTCGAGCACGTGGAAGGCGAACTCGCCCGAGGCGCGCTCGGGCCGGCCGGCGCGGATGGCGCGGGCGAGCTCGACGACGCCGGCGCCGCGCGAGAAGGTCGACCCGCTCGCGGGCACGACCTCGGCGTCCGCCTCCTCGAACATGCCATCCCGCCAGATGCGCAGCTCGCCCTCGAACATGTTCGGGTCGGGCAGGCTCAGCGTGCCCTCGGTGCCGGCGATCTCGACGATGCCGACGCGCGGACGGCTCGACTGGAACGAGAACGTGCTCTGCGCCGTCGTGCCGTTCTCGAAGTCGATGAGGGCGGCCACGTGCGTCGGCACCTCGACGGGGAACGACTCGCCAGCGCGGGGCCCCGAGGCGATGATGCGGGATGCGCGCGCTTGCGAGCCCCGCGCGACGACCTGCGCCGCCGGGCCCATGAGCTGCACGAGCGTCGAGAGGTAGTACGGGCCCATGTCGAACAGCGGCCCGCCGCCGCGGGCGTAGAGGAAGTCGGGGCTCGGGTGCCACGCCTCGGGGCCCGAGACCTGGAAGAGCGTGAGCGCCGTGAGCGGCGTGCCGATCGCCCCGGACTCGATGAGCCGGCGCCCGGTCTGGATGCCCGCACCGAGCACGGTGTCGGGCGCGCACGCGACGCGCAGGCCCGCGCGGTGGGCTTCGTCGAGCAGCGCCTGGCCGCTCGCGAGGTCGAGCGCGAAGGGCTTCTCGCTCCAGACGTGCTTGCCCGTCGCAAGGGCGTCGAGCGCGACCGGCACGTGCGCGGCGGGGATCGTGAGGTTGACGACGATCTCGATGTCGTCGCGCGCGAGCAGTTCGGCGACCGAGCCGCTCGAGGGCACCCCGTACTCGGCGGCCCGGGCCGCGGCGCGATCGGTGTCGAGGTCGGCGACCATGAGCACGCGCACGTCGGCCGCGCGCGTGAGGTTCTCGAGGTACTGCTGGCTGATGACGCCCGCGCCGATGACGCCGACGCCCACGGGGCCGGTCACGCCTCGACCCCCCGTGCGCGCACTGCCGCGAGGCTCGCGGCGATGCCCTCGAACAGGTCGCCCGCGTAGGCGTCGAACTCGATGACGGGGCGGGCGGTCGGCGCCGCGGCGAGGATCTCGGCGACGGGCATCGCGCCCGAGCCCGCGGGCAGCTGCTGCTCGATCTCGCGGTTCACGGGGCCGTCCTTGATGTGCAGCGCGACGACGCGCTCACCGAGTCGACCGAGCAGCGCGACGGGGTCGACGCCGCCGACCGCGCTCCAGTAGGTGTCGAGCTCGAGCACGACCTCGTCGCCGAGCGCGTTGGCGAACACCTCGAGGGCCGGGGTGCCGTCGATGCGGCGCTCGAGCTCCCACCAGTGGTTGTGGTAGCCCACCTGCAGGCCGTGGTCGGCGGCGATCCGGGCGACGGCGGTGAGCTCGGCTGCGAGCGCGGCGACGTCGTCGCGCGTCGTCCAGCGCTCCTCGGGCACGTAGGGGTCGATGAGGGTCGTGACGCCGACGCGCGCCGCGGCGGCGATGGCGGCCTCGTGCACGCCGCCGAGCAGGGTCGCGTGCGAGGTGGGCGCGGTGAGCCCCGCCGCGGCGAGCGCCGGCCGCAGCGTCTCGGCGGCATCCGTGAGACCGAAGGGCTCGACGCAGCGGAACCCGAGGTCCGCGAGCCGCTGCAGGGTGGCGCCGGGGTCGGCGGCGAGCGCATCGCGCACCGTGTAGAGCTGCACGGAGACGGGGGGACGGGGCACGGCGGAACTCCTCGACGATGGTGGCGGGCCGATGCGCCGACGGGCGCGACCGTGCTCCACTCTACGGTCGACGGCGGGCAACCGACAACAAAGGTATGACCTAAGCGGCGTCGGGGCTCGCGAGGCTCACGATCGACGGCCGGGTCACCAGCCGGGCGGCCCGCACGATGCCGAAGACCACGAGCCATCCGATGCCGATCGTCGTCGCTACGAGCTCGAGACGGCTGCCGAACACCGCGTTCCAGCGGGCGAGCGAGAGCAGGCCGCCCGTCGCCGCGACCACGCCGACCGCGACCGCCATGAGCAGCGTCAGCCCGCTGAGCGCTCGGTGGCCGGGGGCGAAGGCCACCTGCAGCATCGCCCAGCACGCCGCCCCGAACGCGACGACGGCCGCGAGGGTGTGTACGAGATCCTGCACCGTGAACGTGTCGCCCACCGGCAGCGGGCACGCCTGCGTGCACGGCACCTGCGCGGCGACGAGGAACGACGAGCAGGCGAGGGCGAGCGTGAGCGCCGGCGTGCCGCGCCGCAGCAGCGGCGGGCGGCTGCGCAGGTCGCGCATCGACCAGGCCACGAGCATCCCGCCCGCCACGAGCAGCAGCAGGGCGAGGCGGAACTGCTCGGCCGTCGGCTCGCCGAGCGCTCCGAGCTCGCTCACGTAGAGCTCGCGGGGCACCGACACGCGGGCCAGCCAGATGAGCACGAGGGCGGCCGCCACGAGCAGGGCGCCGATGACGGCGAGCGCGGCATCCCGATGCCGCTGAGGGCTGTCGACCACGGCGAGGCGGTCAGGCGGTCGCGGCGGCGCGCGCGGCCGCCGGCTCGTCGTGGATCGCGTGCGCGGCGCCGGGGCCGCGGCGCAGGCGCGAGATGCGGATGACGCCCGCGCCGACGAGGCCGATCACGGCCGCGATGAGGATGACGTAGAAGGCCACGGAGAGGTAGCCGTTCGCCGAGGTCTCCGGGTTCAGGAAGGGGTACGGGTACCACGGGCCATCGGTGACCACGTCGTACGTGAGCGGGCCGCGCACGAGCGTGTAGATCGCCCAGACGATCGGGAAGGACACGATGGTGCCGATGTGCTTCCAGGCGAGGACGTGGCGGCCGGGCGCGAACAGCCAATCGAGCAGCAGGTACAGCGGCCCCCACAGGTGCAGGATCTCGTTCGACCAGTCGAGTGTGGCGCCCTGCGGCAGCTCGATGTTGCGCAGGAGCAGGTTGTAGACGATGCCCGTCGTCACCATGAAGGTCGTCGCGACGGCGCGCAGCACGCTGAACCAGCGGGGGCTCGCCTTCAGCAGCGTCAGGCCGATGGCCATGACGAGCACCACCGTGGCGAGGATGTTCGATTCGATCGTGAAGAAGCTGAAGAAGTTGGTGAGGCGGAAGGGGATGTCGGTGAGCCCCTCCCGCTGCCAGAACAGCAGCGAGGTCACGATCTGGCCGACGACGGCGGCCCCGATGGCCAGCGCCGCGACGATGCGCAGCACGAGGAAGAGAGCGGTCACGCGACGGGCCTTTCACCAGCGGGAGCGGGGTCTGCGCTCATGCTACGTGCCGAACGCGCCACTCGTCTCCGGGTTGTGACAGGGAGTTAACACGGGCGAGACGCACATCGTGTTCACTGGGCGTAGCAGGGGGAGGGCGAGAAGCGATGACGATGATGCGCGCGATGGTCATGACCGCGATCGGCGGCACCGAGGTGCTCGAGGCGGCCGAGCTGCCCGTGCCGGTGCGAGCGGGGGCGGAGGTGCTCGTGCGCGTGCACGCCACGAGCGTCAACCCGATCGACGTCAAGACGCGGGCGGGCCGCGGGGCGGCGGGCGCCATCCGGCAGTACCCCGCCGTGCTCGGCTACGACATCGCCGGCACGGTCGTCGAGTCGGCCTACCAGTCGCACGCGCTCGCGCCCGGCCGCGAGGT
The sequence above is a segment of the Microcella humidisoli genome. Coding sequences within it:
- a CDS encoding response regulator transcription factor; translation: MADDELPESPRLTRPDGSPVRALVVDDEPSLADLVSMALKYEGWDVRTALTGQQALQHGREFKPDIVVLDIMLPDLDGLEVLRRLRADGADVPVLFLTAKDSVDDRVVGLTAGGDDYVTKPFSLEELVARLRGLIRRSTLVVSERADPEIRVGDLVLNEESYEVRRGDTEIELTATEFELLRYLMRNPKRVLSKAQILDRVWSYDFGGRSSIVEIYISYLRKKIDTLGPAMIHTVRGVGYMIKPVT
- a CDS encoding sugar phosphate isomerase/epimerase family protein, yielding MSTHPVTLFTGQWADLTLEEVATLAEQWGYDGLEIAASGEHLDVQRAVEDDDYLQGRLDILARHNLRVYAISHHLAGQAVCDDPIDFRHQAILSSRVWGDGEPEGVRQRAATELQYAARAARRLGVDTVVGFTGSSIWPYVAMFPPVPASVIEGGFEDFARRWNPILDVFDSEGVRFAHEVHPGEIAYDYWTSVRTLEAIDHREAFGFNWDPSHMMWQNIDPVGFIVDFADRIYHVDCKDTRLRPHNGRAGVMGSHLPWGDPKRGWDFVSTGHGDVPWEDSFRALKAIGYTGPISIEWEDAGMSRLHGAAEAVQFVRSLLWELPEQSFDAAFSNQD
- a CDS encoding Gfo/Idh/MocA family protein produces the protein MSPASLGVALIGGGFMADVHSRAARAAGARIVGVTSSTPERSRAAAERIGAESAFDDVDALLADDRVQVVHVVTPNATHHELTVRVLAASKHVVTEKPLATTVADAVDLEQRAAAAGVAATVPFVYRFHPMVREARTRVAAGQVGRLFSVQGAYLQDWLLAAGDDNWRVSSEAGGASRAFADIGSHLCDLLEFVTGERLARLQAITSTVYPERASTGPVATEDLAGVLAQTGGGAVVSLLVSQVAPGRKNGLVLEVHGATESLRFAQERPEELWIGRRAGSELHLRSTDELHPDAARLSVLPPGHPLGYQDAFTAFAADTYAAVRGAAPEGLPVFADGVRAARITDAVLASARTGDWIDL
- a CDS encoding Gfo/Idh/MocA family protein; this encodes MTGPVGVGVIGAGVISQQYLENLTRAADVRVLMVADLDTDRAAARAAEYGVPSSGSVAELLARDDIEIVVNLTIPAAHVPVALDALATGKHVWSEKPFALDLASGQALLDEAHRAGLRVACAPDTVLGAGIQTGRRLIESGAIGTPLTALTLFQVSGPEAWHPSPDFLYARGGGPLFDMGPYYLSTLVQLMGPAAQVVARGSQARASRIIASGPRAGESFPVEVPTHVAALIDFENGTTAQSTFSFQSSRPRVGIVEIAGTEGTLSLPDPNMFEGELRIWRDGMFEEADAEVVPASGSTFSRGAGVVELARAIRAGRPERASGEFAFHVLDLMVSIQHSAETDGAAVGIASTVTIPPALPEDWDPTAATL
- a CDS encoding sugar phosphate isomerase/epimerase family protein, with product MPRPPVSVQLYTVRDALAADPGATLQRLADLGFRCVEPFGLTDAAETLRPALAAAGLTAPTSHATLLGGVHEAAIAAAARVGVTTLIDPYVPEERWTTRDDVAALAAELTAVARIAADHGLQVGYHNHWWELERRIDGTPALEVFANALGDEVVLELDTYWSAVGGVDPVALLGRLGERVVALHIKDGPVNREIEQQLPAGSGAMPVAEILAAAPTARPVIEFDAYAGDLFEGIAASLAAVRARGVEA
- a CDS encoding DUF998 domain-containing protein, which gives rise to MVDSPQRHRDAALAVIGALLVAAALVLIWLARVSVPRELYVSELGALGEPTAEQFRLALLLLVAGGMLVAWSMRDLRSRPPLLRRGTPALTLALACSSFLVAAQVPCTQACPLPVGDTFTVQDLVHTLAAVVAFGAACWAMLQVAFAPGHRALSGLTLLMAVAVGVVAATGGLLSLARWNAVFGSRLELVATTIGIGWLVVFGIVRAARLVTRPSIVSLASPDAA